The DNA window CATTGACTCACAAAGGAATGAGATCTTAATAATATTACTATGGTGatgaattttaaactaaaaaattgaAGTATTTTTTCCTACTAAAAACATATTCAAAAGAATAGATGGAAGATTGACAACACAATGATATGATGATCAAATATGATCGATATGGGACTCAAAGAATATGTATGTTTACTACTAATGTAATTTGAAGAGAGACCAAACATTTCCCACCTATACAAAAGGGGCCTCTCTATATTTCCTTTAACTTTCCTCACAAACATTACTGCAAATGGCAGTAGTATTTTAAGTATATGTTGATTCATGCATGATAACATGATCCTACTCAAAGTGtaaaattttcttaatatttctACTCTTCTAAACCAATTTcagtaaaaaaaagaaagaaaagataactgCAACCAGCATTCTGTTCACTCCTTGACAAGAGAATCTTCATTCTCAACAACTTGGGCAGAAACTTCATCATCAACAGATACAACCTCATTCTCAACATTGACGATTCCTGAACCAACTTCATCAACATCAACAGATACAACCTCATTCTCAACATTGACGATTCCTGAACCAACTTCATCAACATCAACAGATACAACCTCATTCTCAACATTGACGATTCCTGAACCAACTTCATCAACATCAACAGGGACAACCTCATTCTCAACATTGACGATTCCTGAACcaacttcatcatcatcaagtgTAATGGAGACGGTTCCTGAACCAACTTCATCACCATCAAGTGTAATGGAGGCGATTCCTGAACCAACTTCATCATCAAGTGTAATGGAGGCGATTCCTGAACcaacttcatcatcatcaagtgTAATGGAGGCGATTCCTGAACCGActtcatcatcgtcatcatcaatTGTAGTGGACCCTGAGTCAGAAGCTGCTGTATTGTCTTCACCATTTAGTGAAGGTGGAGGCGGGGATGGCTCAGGAGTGAAGGCAGGAGATGGCGATGATGATTCCGATTCCTCAATGGGTTGATTTTGCATAAGACTCCAGTACATGATGCTTGCTGTAAGGGTTAGAATCATCTTTTGATTAACCtgtaatttcataaaaaacgGATCATCAAAAAACTGAGCAATGGAGACAATATTAATActcttcatattttttaatacctCAATGATATCCTCTGGCAGAAGAAAAATTGAACAACCGATCTTTCTTGCAACACTGATTATGTATGTAGAGTTCAACTTCTTCTCCTCATctaccaaataaattatttcattgtCTAATGAAcaattttcttaaattgaaaACAAACATAGAATTTTCTTTACCACTTTCACCCTTTGTTACGAGGTTCCAATTAACTACCCTTGGTTCAACGGCAGTCAGAAGTTCCAAGAAGAATAGCCCATTTGACAGGCTCTTATCCTGAATCAGAAACcattataattatcatatttGACGAACAATAAATAATTCCAACATCAAGTTTCCGTACCTTAAAGCTTTCAATCATGGATTTTCTTCCCGTGCTTTTGACTTTCCTATTTGCCCAGTTCAGAATATCAGCGTCTGTGAATTCCTTGCCTTGAGAACGGGATCTCAATTTTTTCAAAAGTTGAAGCATGTTGAACCTCATCAACTGCCATAAGAAAGCTGAAAAGAGAATGCAGActttttaaggaaaaaaaattccAACCAACAATGCTGAAAGAACCTCTTTGGGAGTGTATTACCAAGTATAAGCTTCTGATTTCCATGAACAATGTCATTTCCAGCTACATTCACAAGGGAGAACTTCAACTTCTTTCCAATCTGAACAGCCTGGTTGCAGTTCTCCACTTTTCTAAATAGCATTTCAATTGGAGGTTTAGTAGCTTGCTTCCAATTGACTGTTCCTGGGAAAATCTTGTCTAACACTTCCAAGAGTACCCACCTGCACAAAATGAACGTGTAAACGTAAAAAGAAATCAACCATGTTAATAATGGTTATGGGGTATTAATTGGAGAATTACCCATTTCTCACATCCTCAAACAAATTATTGACAAAACTGGCAATGGAAAGACTATTTATCCAAAGGCGAAAGCATCTCTCTTCTCTGGACATTTGTTCATCATCGGTCATTCTCTCTGCAAAAGAAATCTTCTTGTTGTCTGTAGACAGACCATTCCTGCAAAAAGAAACTAGGTTAACCAATTATGTCCCGCATTCCAACAAATATCCAACGAGA is part of the Impatiens glandulifera chromosome 1, dImpGla2.1, whole genome shotgun sequence genome and encodes:
- the LOC124921464 gene encoding fimbrin-1-like isoform X1 codes for the protein MSGYVGVLVSDQWLQGQFTQVELRSLKSKFSWMKAKNGIVTRGDLSSLVMRLKSMSETFNEEEIQMILNESDSKMDAEVEFEGFLRTYLTLQSRAVEKSGGVKHASSFLKASTTTLLHTISESEKASYVAHVNSYLRDDPFLKQFLPIDSATNALFELAKDGVLLCKLINVAVANTIDERAINTKRVLNPWERNENHTLCLNSAKAIGCTVVNIGTQDLVEGRPHLVMGLISQIIKIQLLADLNLRKTPQLVELVEDSNDVEELMGLGPEKLLLKWMNFNLKKAGYEKTVTNFSSDLKDGEAYAYLLNALAPEHCNPATLDVKDPTERANMVIEHAEKMDCKKYLTSKDIVEGSSNLNLAFVAQIFHHRNGLSTDNKKISFAERMTDDEQMSREERCFRLWINSLSIASFVNNLFEDVRNGWVLLEVLDKIFPGTVNWKQATKPPIEMLFRKVENCNQAVQIGKKLKFSLVNVAGNDIVHGNQKLILAFLWQLMRFNMLQLLKKLRSRSQGKEFTDADILNWANRKVKSTGRKSMIESFKDKSLSNGLFFLELLTAVEPRVVNWNLVTKGESDEEKKLNSTYIISVARKIGCSIFLLPEDIIEVNQKMILTLTASIMYWSLMQNQPIEESESSSPSPAFTPEPSPPPPSLNGEDNTAASDSGSTTIDDDDDEVGSGIASITLDDDEVGSGIASITLDDEVGSGIASITLDGDEVGSGTVSITLDDDEVGSGIVNVENEVVPVDVDEVGSGIVNVENEVVSVDVDEVGSGIVNVENEVVSVDVDEVGSGIVNVENEVVSVDDEVSAQVVENEDSLVKE
- the LOC124921464 gene encoding fimbrin-1-like isoform X2, encoding MSGYVGVLVSDQWLQGQFTQVELRSLKSKFSWMKAKNGIVTRGDLSSLVMRLKSMSETFNEEEIQMILNESDSKMDAEVEFEGFLRTYLTLQSRAVEKSGGVKHASSFLKASTTTLLHTISESEKASYVAHVNSYLRDDPFLKQFLPIDSATNALFELAKDGVLLCKLINVAVANTIDERAINTKRVLNPWERNENHTLCLNSAKAIGCTVVNIGTQDLVEGRPHLVMGLISQIIKIQLLADLNLRKTPQLVELVEDSNDVEELMGLGPEKLLLKWMNFNLKKAGYEKTVTNFSSDLKDGEAYAYLLNALAPEHCNPATLDVKDPTERANMVIEHAEKMDCKKYLTSKDIVEGSSNLNLAFVAQIFHHRNGLSTDNKKISFAERMTDDEQMSREERCFRLWINSLSIASFVNNLFEDVRNGWVLLEVLDKIFPGTVNWKQATKPPIEMLFRKVENCNQAVQIGKKLKFSLVNVAGNDIVHGNQKLILAFLWQLMRFNMLQLLKKLRSRSQGKEFTDADILNWANRKVKSTGRKSMIESFKDKSLSNGLFFLELLTAVEPRVVNWNLVTKGESDEEKKLNSTYIISVARKIGCSIFLLPEDIIEVNQKMILTLTASIMYWSLMQNQPIEESESSSPSPAFTPEPSPPPPSLNGEDNTAASDSGSTTIDDDDDEVGSGIASITLDDDEVGSGIASITLDDEVGSGIASITLDGDEVGSGTVSITLDDDEVGSGIVNVENEVVPVDVDEVGSGIVNVENEVVSVDVDEVGSGIVNVENEVVSVDDEVSAQVVENEDSLVKE